A genome region from Candidatus Zixiibacteriota bacterium includes the following:
- a CDS encoding S-adenosylmethionine decarboxylase proenzyme — protein sequence MKILGRHLIAELSDCNNGHLNDQHLLEKAMKDAARISGATVVEAVFHRYNPQGISGIVVIAESHLSIHTWPEYGYAAVDCFTCGSSVDPWKGLAHLKKALGCQSMKVDEIKRGMPSSVDETIAHKTFGTSPIAVNSE from the coding sequence ATGAAAATACTCGGTCGTCATCTAATCGCAGAATTGTCCGATTGCAACAACGGGCATCTGAACGATCAGCATCTCCTTGAAAAGGCCATGAAAGATGCGGCCAGGATATCGGGAGCCACTGTTGTCGAGGCGGTATTTCATCGTTATAATCCCCAGGGGATTTCCGGTATTGTCGTTATTGCGGAGTCACATCTATCCATTCATACCTGGCCCGAGTATGGTTATGCCGCGGTGGATTGCTTCACCTGCGGTTCCAGTGTCGATCCATGGAAGGGTCTGGCTCATTTGAAAAAGGCGCTCGGATGTCAATCCATGAAGGTCGATGAAATAAAGCGGGGAATGCCTTCCAGTGTCGATGAAACAATCGCGCATAAGACCTTCGGCACCTCCCCGATAGCCGTTAACAGCGAATAG
- a CDS encoding helix-turn-helix transcriptional regulator, producing MRIEIGNKIKALRLASELTQSELAARARLTKGFISQVERDQTSISLDSLLDILDALGVSITEFFGDLGQSPKVFAPRDRIQMSEKGVKNFEILIPGSTNNLMDAIMIDLAPGDKMTEDSPHSGEEFGYVLSGTLTLIIGKKVYKVPPRHCFYFEADQAHQFINRGRSAVRLLWITSPPQM from the coding sequence ATGAGAATCGAGATAGGCAATAAGATCAAGGCATTGCGACTGGCTTCGGAATTAACCCAATCCGAACTGGCCGCCCGGGCCCGGCTCACCAAGGGATTTATTTCCCAGGTGGAGCGCGATCAGACTTCCATCTCGCTGGATTCCCTGCTGGATATCCTGGATGCGCTCGGCGTTTCGATAACCGAATTCTTCGGCGACCTCGGCCAGTCACCCAAAGTGTTTGCCCCCAGGGACCGGATTCAGATGTCGGAAAAAGGCGTCAAAAATTTCGAGATTCTCATTCCGGGCAGTACCAACAATCTGATGGATGCCATTATGATTGATCTGGCCCCGGGAGACAAAATGACCGAGGACTCGCCTCATTCGGGCGAGGAATTCGGTTATGTTCTATCCGGAACACTGACCCTTATTATCGGGAAAAAAGTCTATAAGGTGCCGCCTCGTCATTGCTTTTATTTCGAGGCCGATCAGGCACATCAATTCATCAACAGGGGCAGATCCGCGGTGCGTCTGCTCTGGATTACTTCGCCACCTCAAATGTAG
- a CDS encoding outer membrane beta-barrel protein, which produces MRKILLLTLLAALLAVPVAQATQLGIGAIGGINIPVAQEDQGSGTIYGFKAKVSVIPGLVLEPNINFAKFGDASFDFGTRPGSKVTSFGIDALLGAGMGVLGLRMYGIVGAGYYSVARDYDDDTKKLGWSTGFGFELGISESVGVDLRGKLDIISSEGGGTKKSAAVAGGLNYYFGY; this is translated from the coding sequence ATGCGAAAAATTCTTCTTTTAACTCTCCTGGCCGCCCTGCTGGCCGTGCCAGTCGCACAGGCCACCCAACTGGGAATCGGGGCTATTGGCGGGATTAATATCCCGGTGGCACAGGAGGATCAGGGATCAGGGACGATCTATGGCTTCAAGGCCAAAGTCAGCGTTATTCCGGGATTGGTGCTGGAACCCAATATTAATTTTGCGAAATTCGGCGATGCCAGTTTCGATTTCGGCACCAGGCCCGGCTCCAAGGTCACTTCATTCGGCATCGATGCCCTTCTGGGGGCCGGTATGGGGGTCCTTGGACTGAGAATGTACGGCATTGTCGGAGCGGGATATTATTCTGTCGCCCGGGATTATGATGATGATACCAAGAAGTTGGGTTGGTCGACGGGATTTGGTTTCGAACTGGGTATTTCCGAGAGTGTCGGCGTCGACCTGAGGGGGAAACTCGATATTATCAGCTCCGAGGGCGGGGGAACCAAAAAATCGGCGGCTGTGGCTGGCGGTCTTAACTATTATTTCGGATATTAA
- a CDS encoding DUF116 domain-containing protein, with product MYNGIMTAENTREHMKDRKLGDEWLDWDGRSNTESTETDWRVFLGLAIISTLFIIITAGLFLWLIYPRLISLGSAVARLFSAAFLVFSGILILWLLFFVTAAVLQRPITRMIFIPQMVNRLLSIVLAVGKFFGVSRDRLTNSFLKINNIFLGSRSLKTVPERLLVLLPRCLTKDNFRRLREMRDNYGFNMFTVGGGTEARLKIKELRPRIIIAIACERDLLSGFREVNTHIPVIGFPNKRPEGPCKNTCVNLDSVEEAIRNCLD from the coding sequence ATGTATAATGGAATTATGACGGCGGAAAACACCCGGGAACATATGAAAGACCGCAAACTCGGTGACGAGTGGCTGGACTGGGACGGCCGGAGTAATACCGAATCGACCGAGACCGATTGGCGGGTTTTTCTGGGGTTAGCCATTATTTCGACCCTGTTTATAATCATCACAGCGGGGTTGTTTTTGTGGCTGATCTACCCGAGATTGATCTCGCTCGGGTCGGCGGTGGCCCGACTTTTCTCGGCGGCGTTTCTGGTATTCAGCGGGATTCTGATATTGTGGCTGTTGTTTTTCGTGACGGCGGCCGTTCTTCAGCGGCCGATCACCCGCATGATTTTTATCCCCCAGATGGTCAACCGGCTTCTTTCGATTGTCCTGGCGGTCGGGAAATTTTTCGGTGTTTCGCGCGATCGGCTGACCAACTCCTTTCTGAAAATCAATAATATTTTTCTTGGTTCGCGGTCGTTGAAAACGGTTCCGGAGCGTCTTCTGGTGCTTTTGCCGCGGTGTTTGACCAAGGATAATTTTCGCCGGTTGCGTGAGATGCGCGACAATTACGGGTTCAACATGTTCACGGTCGGAGGGGGGACCGAGGCCAGGCTCAAGATCAAGGAGCTTCGGCCGCGGATAATTATCGCGATTGCCTGCGAACGCGATCTTCTGTCCGGGTTCCGGGAGGTCAACACTCATATTCCGGTGATCGGGTTTCCCAACAAGCGTCCCGAGGGGCCATGCAAAAACACCTGTGTCAACCTGGATTCGGTCGAGGAGGCGATCCGCAACTGCCTGGATTGA